One window of Xylocopa sonorina isolate GNS202 chromosome 9, iyXylSono1_principal, whole genome shotgun sequence genomic DNA carries:
- the Nthl1 gene encoding nth-like DNA glycosylase 1 has translation MNKKLKFNALTTPRSSQSGSKNDESLLATTSKYFNITNDSSKEGGRKRRAHITIKSEEVKDTSYPIDNEIKCEDSQNVAVKREKTQIRDKWMPSNWEIILENIKEMRKHQTAPVDEMGCHKCADPKASAKVTRYQSLIALMLSSQTKDQVTHAAMQRLNTYGCTPETIINTPDDVLGKLIYPVGFWKTKVKYIKKTSQILLDKYDGDIPKTLKELQQLPGVGPKMAHICMQIAWGEISGIGVDTHVHRICNRLGWVKKSTKTPEETRMALEEWLPKDLWSNINHLLVGFGQEICLPRFPKCEECLNKDICHFSKKNGTRKKI, from the exons atgaataaaaagtTGAAGTTTAATGCCCTAACAACACCAAGGTCTTCTCAATCTGGCAGTAAAAATGATGAGAGTTTATTAGCTACTACATCGAAGTACTTTAATATTACAAATGATTCGTCAAAAGAAGGTGGAAGGAAAAGACGTGCACATATAACAATAAAGTCAGAAGAAGTAAAAGATACATCCTATCCAATTGATAATGAAATAAAATGTGAAGATTCACAAAATGTAGCTGTAAAAAGAGAGAAAACACAAATAAGAGATAAATGGATGCCTTCAAATTGGGAAATTATTTTAGAAAATATTAAAGAAATGCGGAAACACCAAACAGCACCTGTGGATGAAATGGGCTGTCATAAATGTGCAGATCCAAAAGCCAGTGCTAAAGTAACTAGGTATCAATCGTTAATAGCATTAATGCTAAGCAGTCAAACTAAGGATCAAGTTACTCATGCTGCTATGCAGAGATTAAATACTTATGGTTGTACCCCAGAAACAATAATAAATACACCCGATGATGTTCTTGGGAAACTTATATATCCAGTTGGATTTTGGAAG aCAAAAGTAAAGTACATTAAGAAAACGTCACAAATTTTACTTGATAAATATGATGGTGACATTCCTAAAACTTTAAAAGAATTACAACAGttaccaggagttggaccaaaAATGGCACATATATGCATGCAAATAGCATGGGGTGAGATTTCTGGTATTGGCGTAGATACTCATGTACATCGTATTTGTAATAGACTAGGATGGGTAAAAAAATCAACAAAGACACCAGAAGAAACAAGAATGGCATTAGAAGAGTGGCTACCGAAAGATCTTTGGAGTAATATAAATCATTTACTTGTTGGATTTGGACAAGAAATTTGTTTACCAAGATTTCCCAAATGCGAAGAATgtttaaataaagatatatgTCATTTCAGTAAAAAAAATGGAACAagaaaaaagatataa